The following coding sequences are from one Rathayibacter sp. SW19 window:
- a CDS encoding FadR/GntR family transcriptional regulator: MVRDITQVKRISVVDEIVEQLTRRIISGDWAPGTVLPSLRTLAAETGVSMLTVREGIRTLQARGLVETRHGVGTFVRALDENERIAPWMLGASEADEYLELIEARQVIESAIIRFAAQRRTDGQLLQLEEILARMRTAHTDGEAFLEADSEFHVVLAEAAHNRVLLRSMLAIRGPMRRFMANRNVQHLETHATLDGPIADHEELVQVLRSGVADGPQDALQRIIDRAIAHLEHIKAEA; encoded by the coding sequence ATGGTGCGCGATATCACGCAGGTGAAGCGGATCAGCGTGGTCGATGAGATCGTCGAGCAGCTCACCAGGCGCATCATCTCCGGTGACTGGGCCCCAGGAACGGTACTACCCTCGCTCAGGACACTCGCGGCCGAGACGGGGGTGTCGATGCTGACGGTGCGCGAGGGTATTCGAACACTTCAGGCGAGGGGTCTGGTGGAGACTCGGCACGGCGTTGGGACATTCGTGAGGGCCCTCGACGAGAACGAACGGATCGCACCCTGGATGCTCGGGGCGTCAGAGGCGGACGAGTACCTCGAGCTTATCGAGGCACGCCAGGTCATCGAGTCGGCGATCATCCGATTCGCCGCACAGCGTCGTACTGACGGGCAGCTTCTGCAGCTCGAGGAGATTCTCGCGAGAATGCGAACGGCCCACACCGATGGCGAGGCTTTCCTCGAGGCAGACTCGGAGTTCCACGTTGTGCTCGCCGAAGCGGCTCACAACAGAGTGCTGTTGCGGAGCATGCTCGCAATTCGTGGGCCGATGCGCCGCTTCATGGCGAACCGCAACGTACAGCATCTCGAGACCCACGCGACCCTCGACGGCCCGATCGCCGACCATGAGGAGCTCGTGCAGGTGCTGCGCTCTGGTGTCGCAGACGGACCGCAGGATGCGCTGCAGCGCATCATCGACCGCGCGATCGCGCACCTCGAGCACATCAAGGCGGAGGCATAG
- a CDS encoding right-handed parallel beta-helix repeat-containing protein, protein MYSDRIDIHVSTIGSPYGNGSVGYPVPSLAAAMQIVRRQRTPGQRAAVWVHPGTYRQHETLTLTSADSYTSICAWEPDEPTIIEGAQEITNWSPAVFRGTAIWVADAPTHLARSLFVNGERRPRPRYPREGFLRIAEQKGLDVTADFVATLFDGADRFGFVPDDIPDLTDESSVEAVVPHYWLQERMAIASVDRESNVVHSTTRSIFALRDDAARRFARYFLENVVDTLGDMPGEWYLDRHGVVKLDGESEEPGRCRLLYVPRDGERIDEHRALVPCIDRFVVIAGEPAIDSYANEIRFEGIDFRYADWLEAPSSRPPYGVREDPVLPRDVDYAAGVQAASEVPAAIEFIGARSCAFVLGSVEHVGGYAISLGPGCRGNLIAASTFTDLGAGAIKAGGDADPASNGFTRANTVIDNEIRSGGHAYPHAVAVLFMHGSHNTIAHNHIRDFFYTGVSVGWVWDYEENPSHSNLIEANHIHDLGRGLLNDMGGVYLLGIAPGTRVRGNHIHDIACANYGGWGIYLDEGSSHVVVEGNVVHDVSSQCCHHHYGRENTLRYNIFAYGGQGQLSITRPESSVSFTCERNVIVGENSPGFAGTPGSRDVRRYTVVSDLNLFWDTAAGERAVIAANGEKTDGVSWSVTEPVDREWIAAGHDAHSVIADPLFADAGSRDFTLMEESPAFALGFRVPNTESAGPRRYSEDVHPLAPRTRRLDRGDAERA, encoded by the coding sequence ATGTACTCCGATCGAATCGACATCCACGTAAGCACCATCGGTTCGCCATACGGCAACGGGTCAGTCGGATACCCCGTGCCTAGCCTCGCTGCAGCCATGCAAATCGTGCGACGGCAGCGTACTCCAGGGCAGCGCGCTGCCGTTTGGGTACACCCAGGCACCTATCGACAACACGAGACACTGACTCTGACGTCGGCCGACTCCTACACGTCGATTTGTGCGTGGGAACCGGACGAGCCGACGATCATCGAGGGCGCACAGGAGATTACGAATTGGTCGCCTGCCGTATTCCGCGGCACAGCGATCTGGGTCGCGGACGCTCCCACACACCTGGCCCGATCACTCTTCGTCAACGGCGAACGACGTCCGCGACCGCGCTACCCACGCGAGGGATTCCTTCGGATTGCCGAGCAGAAGGGGCTCGACGTTACCGCCGACTTCGTCGCCACACTGTTCGATGGGGCCGACCGCTTCGGCTTCGTGCCGGACGATATTCCAGACTTGACCGACGAGTCAAGCGTCGAGGCCGTGGTACCGCACTACTGGCTGCAAGAGCGGATGGCGATCGCCTCAGTCGACCGGGAGTCAAACGTCGTGCACAGCACCACGCGCAGCATCTTTGCATTGCGTGATGACGCCGCCCGGAGGTTCGCGCGTTACTTTCTCGAGAACGTCGTCGACACGCTCGGCGACATGCCAGGTGAGTGGTATCTGGACAGGCACGGGGTCGTGAAGCTCGACGGCGAGTCCGAAGAGCCCGGCCGGTGCCGGCTACTCTACGTGCCGCGCGACGGCGAGCGGATCGACGAACACCGAGCACTTGTTCCGTGCATCGACCGATTCGTCGTGATCGCCGGCGAACCTGCCATCGACAGCTACGCGAACGAAATCCGATTCGAAGGGATCGATTTCAGGTACGCCGACTGGCTCGAAGCGCCATCTTCGCGCCCGCCGTACGGCGTGCGCGAAGACCCGGTCTTGCCGCGAGACGTCGACTATGCCGCCGGCGTGCAGGCGGCATCCGAAGTTCCTGCGGCAATAGAATTCATCGGTGCACGCTCCTGCGCTTTTGTCCTCGGTTCCGTCGAGCACGTCGGAGGCTATGCGATCAGTCTCGGGCCCGGATGCCGGGGCAACCTCATCGCGGCTTCAACATTCACAGACCTCGGCGCCGGAGCGATCAAGGCCGGCGGTGACGCCGACCCCGCGTCGAACGGTTTCACTCGAGCGAATACGGTCATCGACAACGAGATCCGTTCGGGAGGGCACGCGTACCCGCACGCTGTGGCCGTGCTCTTCATGCATGGCTCACACAACACAATTGCGCACAACCACATCCGTGACTTCTTCTACACGGGCGTCTCGGTCGGCTGGGTCTGGGACTACGAGGAGAACCCGTCGCACTCGAACCTGATCGAGGCGAACCACATCCATGACCTCGGGCGTGGACTGCTCAACGACATGGGCGGCGTCTATCTGCTTGGCATCGCACCAGGCACCCGAGTGCGCGGCAATCACATTCACGACATCGCCTGCGCAAACTACGGTGGTTGGGGCATCTACCTCGATGAAGGGTCGAGCCACGTCGTGGTCGAGGGCAACGTCGTGCACGACGTCTCCAGCCAGTGTTGCCACCATCACTACGGCCGCGAGAACACGCTGCGGTACAACATCTTCGCGTACGGGGGGCAGGGCCAGCTGTCGATCACCCGACCGGAGAGTTCGGTGTCGTTCACGTGCGAGCGCAACGTGATCGTCGGCGAGAACTCTCCCGGGTTCGCGGGAACGCCGGGATCGCGTGACGTGCGCAGATACACGGTTGTGAGCGACCTGAACCTGTTCTGGGACACCGCAGCGGGGGAACGGGCCGTCATCGCGGCGAACGGCGAGAAGACAGACGGTGTTTCATGGTCGGTCACGGAGCCCGTGGATCGAGAGTGGATCGCGGCAGGCCACGATGCGCACTCCGTCATCGCCGACCCACTGTTCGCAGACGCCGGTTCCCGCGACTTCACCTTGATGGAAGAGTCTCCGGCTTTCGCCCTGGGTTTCCGAGTCCCGAATACCGAGTCGGCGGGCCCCCGCCGATACTCCGAGGATGTTCACCCGCTGGCTCCCCGAACACGCAGGCTCGACAGAGGCGATGCCGAACGTGCGTGA
- a CDS encoding FadR/GntR family transcriptional regulator, translating into MPAYAGDRSSDIASALDALPSSTPVSAVARRLLDLFTSGSIAPGTRLPPERQLAEILGVGRSAVREALAALEILGIVDVRPGSGTYLRGNASELLPQTLRWGLLIGERNTAELLELRSGLEIHVTRLAAGRSDPAVCDDLGIQLERMRKSLADLKAFAQADSEFHRTLAAAANNAVLIDLLHVARSLLQVYADRAVHGTDEALTAVAEHDAVYRAVCAGDEDAAASAMATHMTTASSRIASAVAS; encoded by the coding sequence ATGCCCGCCTACGCCGGTGACCGTTCGAGTGACATCGCATCCGCCCTCGACGCACTGCCCTCCAGCACACCCGTCTCAGCGGTGGCGCGGCGACTGCTCGACCTTTTCACCAGCGGATCGATTGCACCCGGAACCCGGCTGCCCCCGGAGCGGCAGCTCGCGGAGATCCTCGGCGTCGGGCGGTCCGCAGTGCGCGAAGCACTTGCTGCACTCGAGATTCTCGGAATCGTCGACGTGCGACCGGGCTCCGGTACCTACCTCCGCGGAAACGCCAGCGAACTGCTGCCCCAGACACTGCGCTGGGGGCTGTTGATCGGCGAGCGCAACACTGCGGAGTTGCTTGAGTTGCGTTCCGGGTTGGAGATTCACGTCACGCGCCTGGCCGCCGGACGCTCCGATCCCGCAGTATGCGATGACCTGGGCATACAGCTCGAGCGGATGCGGAAGTCGCTTGCCGACCTCAAAGCGTTCGCCCAGGCCGACAGCGAGTTCCACCGCACGCTCGCCGCAGCGGCGAACAATGCCGTGCTGATCGACCTACTGCACGTCGCCCGCTCCCTGCTGCAGGTGTACGCCGATCGTGCCGTGCACGGCACCGATGAGGCGCTCACTGCCGTCGCAGAGCATGACGCGGTATATCGTGCCGTCTGCGCCGGGGATGAGGACGCCGCCGCCTCGGCGATGGCCACGCATATGACGACCGCGTCGTCCCGAATCGCATCAGCGGTCGCGAGTTGA
- a CDS encoding dihydroxyacetone kinase family protein: MTRLWNDPADFADEMIDGFVAANARHVRRVPGGVVRSTVILPGQVALVIGGGSGHYPAFGGLVGPGLAHGAAMGNLFASPSTQQILSVARAAHRGGGVLFGYGNYAGDVLNFDAAAQRLGEEGIACQSVAVTDDIVSASACERHKRRGITGDLTVFRIAAAAAEAGANLEEVSRLATLTNERTRSIGVAFTGCTLPGASEPLFTVPVGRMAVGLGIHGEPGIDETDIPTADGLAELFVSRLLAEAPDGVPIRGARVVPILNGLGSLKYEELFVVYRRVAQLLEDAGAEIVDPHVGEYCTSFDMTGGSLTLFWLDDELEQLWDTPVDTAAYRRGSVPPREQADADGNADGKVEAFPVADKASRETAQTVVAALEAIVATVDENVDEFGRIDAIAGDGDHGIGMQRGSHAALAAARAAAAATAGAGTVLGKAADAWSDRAGGTSGALWGVILSALAARLGDEGTPENAAVAAGVAAGMAGVMAFGKAQVGDKTMLDSLVPFSRALTGAVDAGAELAEAWRAAAAAATAAAAATTDLLPRMGRARLHAHKSLGIPDPGAHSFALIVTAVADVVAVTTTERNHR; the protein is encoded by the coding sequence GTGACACGACTCTGGAACGACCCCGCGGACTTCGCCGACGAGATGATCGACGGGTTCGTCGCCGCCAACGCCCGGCACGTGCGCCGTGTCCCCGGCGGAGTGGTCCGAAGCACGGTCATCCTGCCAGGGCAGGTCGCACTCGTGATCGGCGGCGGATCGGGGCACTATCCGGCGTTTGGCGGGCTCGTTGGGCCGGGACTGGCACACGGCGCGGCCATGGGCAACCTCTTCGCCTCCCCATCGACGCAGCAGATCCTCTCGGTCGCCCGGGCGGCACACCGCGGCGGCGGGGTGCTGTTCGGCTATGGCAACTACGCCGGCGACGTGCTGAACTTCGACGCGGCCGCGCAGCGGCTGGGTGAGGAGGGCATCGCCTGCCAGAGTGTCGCTGTGACCGATGACATCGTCAGCGCATCGGCGTGCGAGCGACACAAACGCCGCGGTATCACCGGAGATCTGACCGTGTTCCGCATCGCCGCCGCGGCCGCAGAGGCAGGTGCGAACCTCGAAGAGGTATCCCGGCTCGCCACCCTCACCAACGAGCGCACCCGGTCCATCGGCGTTGCTTTCACCGGCTGCACTCTGCCGGGAGCGAGCGAACCGCTGTTCACCGTTCCCGTCGGCCGGATGGCGGTCGGGCTCGGCATCCACGGCGAGCCGGGCATTGACGAGACCGACATCCCCACGGCGGACGGCCTTGCCGAGCTATTCGTCTCGCGCCTGCTGGCAGAGGCGCCTGACGGCGTGCCGATTCGGGGCGCGCGGGTGGTGCCGATTCTGAACGGCCTGGGCTCTCTCAAATACGAGGAGCTGTTCGTCGTCTATCGGCGGGTCGCGCAGTTGCTGGAGGATGCCGGTGCCGAGATCGTCGACCCGCACGTCGGCGAGTACTGCACGAGCTTCGACATGACAGGCGGCTCGCTGACCCTTTTCTGGCTGGATGATGAGCTCGAGCAGTTGTGGGACACGCCGGTTGACACTGCGGCGTACCGCCGCGGGTCCGTTCCCCCGCGAGAGCAGGCAGACGCTGACGGGAACGCAGACGGGAAGGTCGAGGCTTTCCCCGTCGCCGACAAGGCCTCGCGCGAGACTGCGCAAACCGTCGTGGCGGCTCTGGAGGCGATCGTCGCGACCGTGGACGAGAACGTCGACGAGTTCGGGCGGATCGATGCGATCGCCGGCGACGGCGACCACGGCATCGGAATGCAGCGCGGCTCGCACGCGGCCTTAGCTGCGGCCCGGGCCGCGGCGGCCGCGACTGCGGGCGCCGGTACCGTCCTGGGCAAAGCGGCGGATGCCTGGTCCGACCGGGCAGGCGGCACGTCCGGGGCGCTGTGGGGCGTCATCCTGTCGGCCTTGGCCGCTCGGCTCGGCGACGAGGGCACACCGGAGAATGCTGCCGTCGCCGCCGGAGTCGCCGCCGGCATGGCCGGCGTGATGGCCTTCGGCAAGGCGCAGGTTGGCGACAAGACCATGCTCGATTCGCTCGTGCCGTTCAGCAGAGCCCTGACCGGCGCCGTCGACGCAGGCGCCGAGCTGGCCGAGGCGTGGCGCGCGGCAGCAGCCGCGGCGACCGCGGCCGCGGCGGCCACCACCGATCTGCTGCCACGGATGGGACGCGCTCGCCTGCACGCACACAAGAGCCTCGGCATCCCCGATCCGGGTGCCCACTCCTTCGCCCTCATCGTCACGGCCGTGGCAGACGTCGTCGCGGTCACCACCACCGAAAGGAACCACAGATGA
- a CDS encoding ribose-5-phosphate isomerase encodes MTEPLRIVVGSDDAGFDYKEILKKDLQQNPGVASVLDVGVDVSGHTPYPKVAIEAAQRVASGEADRALLICGTGLGVAIAANKVPGIRAVTAHDSFSVERGVLSNDAQVLAMGQRVVGIGLARRLVREWLTYRFDPTSASAAKVAVIGDYETTGSC; translated from the coding sequence ATGACCGAACCGCTGCGGATCGTCGTCGGCAGCGACGACGCCGGCTTCGACTACAAGGAGATCCTTAAGAAGGACCTTCAACAGAACCCGGGCGTGGCATCCGTTCTGGATGTCGGTGTCGATGTGTCGGGGCACACGCCCTATCCGAAGGTCGCGATCGAGGCCGCACAGCGCGTGGCGTCCGGCGAGGCAGACCGGGCCCTGCTGATCTGCGGAACCGGACTCGGCGTCGCCATCGCAGCGAACAAGGTGCCCGGGATCCGCGCCGTCACCGCTCACGACAGCTTCTCGGTGGAGCGCGGCGTCCTCTCCAACGACGCCCAGGTGCTCGCCATGGGTCAGCGCGTCGTCGGCATCGGGCTGGCGCGCCGGCTCGTGCGCGAGTGGCTGACCTACCGGTTCGACCCGACCTCCGCCTCCGCCGCCAAGGTCGCCGTAATCGGCGACTACGAGACGACCGGATCCTGCTGA
- a CDS encoding triose-phosphate isomerase family protein, with protein sequence MAPITVGVSLKMYFGHRRGAEWCAAVADLARTHPAVVAGAVELFVVPGYLQILPALEAFAGTTVRIGAQDVAAEDAGPFTGEVSPAELAELGVLLAEIGHAERRRLFCETDAVVAAKTAAALRNGLTPVLCVGEADQVPPTEAARATVTQLQASLDGAPHGAVIVAYEPVWAIGAPEPAPDTHITTVTRAVRDAVRMLPGRAGSTVIYGGSAGPGLFDRIGEHIDGLFLGRFAHDPATLAAVLDEASRLACCSGGP encoded by the coding sequence ATGGCACCGATCACGGTGGGCGTGAGCCTGAAGATGTACTTCGGTCATCGCCGGGGCGCGGAATGGTGCGCGGCGGTCGCTGACCTGGCTCGCACCCACCCAGCCGTGGTCGCCGGCGCCGTCGAGTTGTTCGTCGTCCCCGGGTATCTGCAGATCCTGCCCGCGCTCGAGGCGTTCGCCGGCACGACCGTGCGCATCGGCGCCCAGGACGTCGCGGCGGAGGACGCCGGCCCGTTCACCGGGGAGGTGAGCCCGGCCGAACTTGCGGAGCTCGGCGTGCTGCTCGCCGAGATCGGGCACGCCGAACGCCGCCGCCTGTTCTGCGAGACGGATGCCGTCGTCGCCGCGAAGACCGCGGCCGCCTTGCGCAACGGCCTCACCCCCGTGTTGTGCGTCGGCGAGGCCGACCAGGTTCCGCCGACGGAGGCTGCACGGGCCACCGTCACTCAGCTGCAGGCGAGCCTGGACGGCGCGCCGCACGGGGCGGTGATCGTCGCCTACGAGCCGGTCTGGGCGATCGGAGCGCCTGAACCTGCCCCCGACACGCATATCACTACGGTCACGCGGGCGGTGCGGGATGCCGTTCGGATGCTCCCCGGCCGCGCCGGCAGCACCGTCATCTACGGCGGTTCGGCCGGCCCCGGACTGTTCGACCGCATCGGCGAGCACATCGATGGGCTGTTCCTGGGCCGTTTCGCCCACGACCCCGCGACCCTCGCCGCCGTCCTCGACGAGGCGTCCCGTCTCGCATGCTGCTCAGGGGGGCCCTGA